From Zingiber officinale cultivar Zhangliang chromosome 5B, Zo_v1.1, whole genome shotgun sequence, the proteins below share one genomic window:
- the LOC121987000 gene encoding uncharacterized protein LOC121987000, translating into MGNPHDPKEGTGVTPFHLVYGGKAVVPVEVGIESDRLQQYSEENAERKLLELDLVDEARAKVVVRLTAYRQRIRQNYNRRVIPRSFQVGDFVWKKVKPVGDVTKLEAPWAGPFKVMGKLRSGAYYLEDEDGRRIKS; encoded by the exons ATGGGCAATCCGCACGACCCAAAGGAGGGGACGGGAGTGACACCGTTCCACTTGGTTTATGGAGGTAAAGCAGTCGTCCCTGTTGAAGTTGGAATTGAGTCCGATCGTCTGCAGCAGTATAGCGAGGAGAACGCCGAGCGGAAACtcctggagctggacttggtggacgaagcacGTGCCAAAGTAGTCGTCCGGCTGACGGCCTACCGACAGAGGATTCGCCAGAACTACAATAGGCGGGTAATACCTAGATCTTTTCAGGTCGGTGACTTCGTATGGAAGAAGGTAAAGCCAGTCGGGGATGtcaccaagctggaggctccttgggccggACCCTTCAAGGTCATGGGAAAGCTCCGGTCGGGTGCTTATTACCTAGAAGACGAGGACGGGCGGAG GATTAAAAGCTAA
- the LOC121985705 gene encoding epoxide hydrolase A-like: protein MEGIGHRTLQVNGIEMHIAEKGEGPVVILLHGFPELWYSWRHQIISLAARGYRAIAPDLRGYGDTDAPSSTSAYTVLHIVGDIVALIDALAQDQVFVVGHDWGANVAWWLCVLRPEKVKALVNLSVVYSLRDPKQRTVDAIRGIFGEDIYICRFQEHGTIEAEFAQIGTATILKKFLTYRSPAAIMVPKEKGFEVSLETPISLPSWLTEEDINYFASKFEKSGFTGGLNYYRCMNLSWELTAPWVGVQVNVPTKFIVGDLDLAYHSPGIQDYIHKGGFKNAVPLLEDIVVMEGVGHFINQEKPHDISDLIYDFISKF from the exons ATGGAAGGGATAGGCCACCGGACGCTCCAGGTGAACGGCATCGAGATGCACATCGCCGAGAAGGGAGAAGGTCCCGTCGTCATCCTCCTCCACGGCTTCCCCGAGCTTTGGTACTCCTGGCGCCACCAGATCATCTCCCTCGCAGCACGCGGATATCGCGCCATCGCCCCCGATCTCCGCGGCTACGGAGACACCGACGCCCCTTCTTCCACCTCCGCCTACACCGTCCTCCACATCGTCGGCGACATAGTCGCGCTCATCGACGCCCTCGCCCAGGACCAA GTGTTCGTGGTGGGGCACGACTGGGGTGCGAATGTCGCCTGGTGGTTGTGCGTATTGCGGCCGGAAAAGGTGAAGGCGCTGGTGAACCTCAGCGTGGTCTACAGCCTGCGCGATCCCAAACAGAGGACAGTCGATGCGATCAGAGGTATTTTTGGGGAGGATATCTACATTTGTCGATTCCAG GAACATGGAACAATAGAGGCTGAATTTGCGCAGATTGGTACTGCCACGATTCTGAAAAAGTTCTTGACCTACCGCAGTCCGGCAGCCATAATGGTACCTAAGGAGAAAGGTTTTGAAGTTTCCCTTGAAACTCCAATCAGCTTGCCTTCATGGCTCACAGAAGAAGATATAAACTACTTCGCTAGTAAATTCGAAAAGTCAGGATTTACGGGAGGATTGAACTATTATCGGTGCATGAACTT GAGTTGGGAACTGACTGCACCTTGGGTTGGGGTCCAAGTAAATGTGCCTACCAAATTCATTGTGGGTGATCTTGACCTAGCATATCATTCTCCAGGCATCCAAGACTACATACACAAAGGTGGATTCAAAAATGCTGTTCCGTTGCTCGAAGACATCGTGGTGATGGAAGGGGTTGGGCACTTCATCAACCAGGAGAAACCCCATGACATATCTGACCTCATATACGATTTCATTAGCAAGTTTTAA
- the LOC121985704 gene encoding demethylmenaquinone methyltransferase-like — protein MEKLGSSDSRQNHTADEWQTVAYLAFHAVLLSAVALLFLLHFPSSLTLRLLGALSGSLAALAALCLLRSAAAAAVRSSLAERTARRMVAAVPDWSAVRTALDVGCGASGGTLLSAVARQMKKEGSGGRVVGVDRRRETAVAVLRRAGDEGVREHVTCREGDARRLPFADGYFDLVVSASRLKKAEEGVALAELVRVLKPGGIGVVWGLLRGPWYAQRLRDLRMEDVRLADAGLRRSHIVSFHKPMQILEQDQFNSPAAAVDIC, from the coding sequence ATGGAGAAGCTTGGGAGCTCAGATTCCAGGCAGAATCACACCGCCGACGAGTGGCAGACGGTGGCGTACCTGGCCTTCCACGCCGTGCTCTTGTCCGCGGTTGCTCTGCTATTCCTGCTCCACTTCCCGTCTTCCCTCACCCTCCGCCTCCTCGGCGCTCTCTCTGGCTCCCTCGCCGCACTCGCCGCGCTCTGCCTCCTccgctccgccgccgccgccgccgtccgTTCCTCCCTGGCCGAGCGGACCGCCCGGCGGATGGTGGCCGCCGTCCCGGACTGGTCGGCGGTGCGCACCGCTCTCGACGTCGGGTGCGGCGCCAGCGGGGGCACGCTCCTCAGCGCCGTGGCGAGGCAGATGAAGAAGGAGGGCTCCGGGGGGCGGGTGGTGGGGGTGGACCGGCGGCGGGAGACGGCGGTGGCGGTACTGCGGCGGGCGGGGGACGAGGGGGTGCGGGAGCACGTGACGTGCCGCGAGGGGGACGCCCGGAGGCTGCCTTTTGCCGACGGGTACTTCGACCTGGTGGTGTCGGCGAGCAGGCTGAAGAAGGCGGAGGAAGGGGTGGCGCTGGCGGAGCTGGTGCGGGTGCTGAAGCCCGGCGGGATCGGAGTGGTGTGGGGTCTGCTGCGGGGGCCCTGGTACGCGCAGCGGCTGCGGGACTTGCGGATGGAGGACGTCCGCCTCGCCGACGCCGGCCTGCGGCGAAGCCACATCGTCTCGTTCCATAAGCCCATGCAGATCTTGGAACAGGACCAGTTCAACTCGCCGGCTGCGGCCGTCGACATCTGCTGA